The Anas acuta chromosome 14, bAnaAcu1.1, whole genome shotgun sequence DNA window ATCTGGCCTGCAAAAACATCAAGGTAGGAGATGGAGCAGCTGCTCAGAACCAACACCGCCCTTCCTCTGGGGACCCATCCGCCCACcacctgccctggggctgggcacggcgagctccctcccctcctccctgaGCCAGGCTGACTGACCAGCCACCGAGTTTCAGCCGCctggctgctcacagctcctGCTCAACCTTCCTGCTCACGGACAGAAGAtggcacagctgtgccagcCGCCTTCCATCCTGGCAGCacttgctctgcagcagctggtaACACAACACCAGCCCTCCCGGGACCAGGAAACACCCTGTGCATCGCCTGTGCTCTGGCTTGTGCCAAGGCACGTGCAGCCCCACAGGCCAACACTCACCACTCTGCCTGTCCTTCTCAACGCAGTAGCAGTTGTCGTAGAACTCAGTGAAGGTGGTGGCCAGCTCATACAGGTAGTCACAGAGCGTGTGCAGCAACAGATCCTCCAGGATCTTCTGCAGGATCTCGGGGAACCTCAGGATGCACTTGCCCAGCTTCCACTCCTTCTCGTGGTCCAGGACGAGCACCTCCTCCCTGGCTGCCTTCCGCAGCATCTCCTCATCGATGTTGGCCAGGCGAGCGATAGCCCTGCAGTGTGCCAAAACTGTGTGTAAGGTCCCACCCCCAACCCAGCCCCAGGCCTCGCAGCGAGCCCTCGGGGCACTGCAGGGGACTCGGCCGGGCCGTGCTCTGTGTAGGGGTCGGCGCAACTGCCCGTGCTGCCAAACCAAGCAGGGCTCAGGGTGCCAGAAAAGCTCTGTGGGGTATGGCAACGGTGAGCAGCTGCTGGAACACAGACTCACCCCTCTCTGGCCACCCAAATCCTCAAAAGGAATTACCTAGAACCTcacagctccctccctgctAGCTAAAGGGCCCGGGATGCCTTTGGTGCATGGCACACAGCAGGGCCCTGTGTCAGGTAACACAGGACACGGTCGCCAAAGACAAATACAAACTTGCCTACAGAGCTCGCTTTTCAAACCAACTAACCCTACCAGCACTGATGCAGCTATGTCACTCCTTTCCCCACATCTCCTTTGCACAAAGATTCAGAGAGCATCAGAGGCTAGCTCCGAGTGACTCCCAGCGTGCTCAACCCACCTGATCCGCGTGAAGGCATACAGCAAGTAAGCAGCTGTATTTCCTCGGTCATCCAGCATCTTGTCGAAGGAGAACACGTAGTCATTTAGTCTGTTGTGGGAGAGATCTGCGTATTTGATACATCCAAACGCGACTGACGTCTGGGCAGCTCTCAGCTCTTCTGCCGTGAGGACCTGTTACGATTTCAGAACAGGTGACAGTCAGGAGGAGGAACGCCCTCAGGAGCCACAGCACGCAGCCTTGGGCACAGCGCGGCTCAGGAGCAGAGCGCAGGCAGCTGAGAGGAGCTCACCCACAGGGTACGTGGCACAGGCTCACACCCACCCCCAGGGACCAGACCCCATCTCTGCCCCTCGCTTCTCTTGCGTTCAGACAGCGTGGCCGCCCTGCTCAGGCTAATGCTGACTGCACTGCCCCTGCTCCTGAAGGCCCAAGGACCCATCACGTTCTCGCTACCACACGCGTTTGACATTCACCCTGTGCTCTTGCTTCTCACAAACACACACTTGCCCCTGCAACCCCTACAGAGCATTTTGGATAATCCAGACTCTCATAAAACACCTCTCTGGTACAGCAACGCCCTGTCGGCAGGGCAAAGCACTCCGTGTCTGAATCATGTGTGTCCTTGGGAGATCTTtatggtgtatttttttcccccaagctTCCTGCTATTCCCATTGAAAATAGGAGCTTTCAGCCTGTGCTGCGCAGCACCCAGGAGCTCCACCTCCCAGTTCCACTGCCTCCCACAGTGCTcgggcagcctgctcctgcgCCATTCTGTGGCCCATGCTGTGCAGCTCTCCAGGCGATCAGCACCCACAGCAGAACCTCTTTAAGCAAAGGCCGTCCAGCCAACTCAGCTGCAGTGCCCAAGGGAGAGGGTGAAGCCTGACCCCAAAGTGCCCCGCACACCCCCAGCCACCCACCACCAGCCCAGCAGGCTGAGGCTGCAACTTCACATCCCGCCAGGCCcagctcccctcccagctccccaaaaagctctgcagcaccagccGGCGGCCAGCTCACTGCCTGCAGCTTCCATCTCCTCACAGCTACGTACCCAGGGGTTCTCCTTTCCCCACGGCAgcaccctcctgccccagctgctcccagaTAACACCCCTGATTCTGCACACATCCCACAGCACCTCCCGGGCAGTTTGGCTGCACCCATATTCTCAGCTCACACTCAGAATGTGGAATTTGTAAGTTTGTGAACAAATCTGGGAAGTTCTCAAGAAAGATGAGCTACCTTGTCCCGTTCCTTGTCTTTCAGCTTGTCCATGGCTCGTTTCAGCCCTTCTTCCAGCAGATCTATGAGGCGCACTGTGTCCCCTGAACGAGTTTTGAACTTCTTCCTGAAAACACACAGCCAAAATGACCACCTGTGTAAGAGGCAAAACACTCCCACCCTCTGCCTAGCGTGTGCCCAGACAGATCCAGGACATGCACCTGAACTGCTCGCAGGAATTTCCCCTGCTCGAACCCTTGGCTGATAAAGAAGCACATGCCCTCAAATTGCTCTGTATTGAAGAAACTGACACCAGGCAGCTGCACCTAGCAGGAAGTACAGGAACCTGCCAGAACACAGGTGGGGACCTGGGAGGGGCAGAAAGGCTCCGCCACTCAGAGCTGTCCCAGGTGTTAGGAAGGACACAACTCCAGCACACGACTCCAGCCCAGCAAGGCACCTTTACTTTTGTAACAAACCTACAGCAAAACTTCTGCAGCGCCACAAGCCTGTACGAGCGCACTGGTTGTGTCACTTCACACGAACACCTCCGGAGCACAAGGGAGCCTGCAGACCAGACCCCAGAGGTTCTTTTCCCAACTTTCATTCCATCTAccacagggcaggcagggaaCAAGGGAAGTACGGCCTTTACCATGGCCACTCAATATTCACACCACCTTCCTCAGCACTGCCACCAGCCGTTCCCTGGGCTGATTCCTGGTCCTCTCCCCAAACAGCAGACAGCAGAGGCCAGGCCCCAGAAGGAACCAGACTGCAGCACCAAAACCATGTGCCTCAGAGGGCCCTGACACATGGTACAGCGATGCAGGTACAAGTAACTGTGCAGCACGTGATGTGTTTTGCTTGGCATGCCGCGTGCCTACTTGGTGAGGAATGGGCAAGTCACTCAAGCAGCCAGagcacacacagaggaaaaactaCCTCCAGAGACTTACTTGTCTTCTCCCAGCACCACTCCGAATGCAGCGTGGGTCACTCTGGTCACTTTGGGATCGTACCAGCCGATCATCTGTCCAGCTGCAAACACTGTCTGCAAATGCACCGACTGCAAGGAACAAACACCAACAGCCAGGTCTCAACCCACGCTTCCAGGTAGGGTTTTCCTGACAGCTTCATTGCCTTCACAATGAGACTGTAAATGTTTCTAGCTCCACAGAAGAGCTCCACCTCAGAAAGTTTAACCTTTCAGAGGGTTTGCCTGGCTTACAGAAGCAGCAACCAGCAAATTCACATCACTGCTCAGACACGCTGCTGACAACCTTGTGTTTCCTCAGATAAGAAGAGGCCAATGTGTAAGCAGCACAAATCTCATTTCAGACTATTCTACTGAGATTTAGGTTTAACCAACCTCCAGTGGTGACTGGGTATCCATAATCATTTGGGATCTCCAGGGCTCTCCATGGAGATCACCAGTCACCAAATTAGATCCACCATTACACTAATGAGGACAAAAGGCAATACACCACGCCTGCAGCATTTTACCTACAACACTGCTGTATCTGTCATTTAAATACttgtaaattttaaatacatttaaatactgctgatctgcagcagcagtgacagaaaGGGCTGACGTACTCACCTGGCCACTGTCCACAACATAAATGAGGATATCAGCCTTCTCTTCACGCAGCCTGTGTCTAAGGGCAGCTAAGTCAGATGTGTCATATGTGTAACCTCCATCTGATTTCATGATCGTCAGCGGGACGGGGAAACCTGGCACAAAGACAATCTTCCGCCCATCGTCCACCTGGACAAATCCTAGGAAAGCAACGGAACACATCGTGTGTCACATCACGGGGGGAGGCTCGGGGGGCAGGACAGGGACACGTCCCATTCCAGATGCTACCAGAAAGAAAGCACCATGCACTCACATTAAAAAGTGATgtctaaaaaataaagagagaattCCCTCACCAGCCGTGTCATATTTTGTATTGCACTTTTAGAACAAAACAGCACACACAAGAGAGAAGATCTGGTCAGATCTGGCCTTTCTAAAAGGGACCTAGAGTTTATAAATCTAAACAGGACCACATAAAACCAGAGACTCGTTATGGTCCATCTGGCTTCTTGTGAGTCTCAAAGTCAACATGATCCAAACATGCCGCTGTCTTCAGAGAGACTTCTCAGATTCAAGTTCTCCTCTACTCCCAACACCAAGACTGAGAAGTCTCTCATACACTGCTCCTTGAGTATCTGCTGAAGATGCAGTGAATTCCAGTAGTACCTCACACTATGTCCTACAGACATCACACACAAACTGCTCTTGGTGTCAGCAGATTCACACTTTCTGGAATGATACACATAAGACTCAGTTCTGCTAATGCTTCTTTGGGAGGAAATTCCACCAAAGATCCACTCAGGAAACGTTACTGAGAAAAAGAGCAAGGGTGTGGAAAGTGCAGCTTCGCAAGAATGAGTCCTACACCTCATTGGATAGGAGTGAGGTTACCTCGCTCATGCTGACATCTGCAGAATTTCTGATTCCAAGACCAAAAGCCTCACCTTTATCTTCAAATTCTTTCACAATATCTTTCATCATCTCTTGGTAGAATGACTCCCCTCTCTCGATGAGTGTGATGTCCAGGCAGTTGTAGATTTTCTGGAACTCTTGAGGAGGGAAACGGATCAAAATACTTCCATTAAACGTACACAGTGGGAATTCAGTGGCATATGTTTACCAATTGGTACAGCAAATCCCTAAACGTTTTCTGTCTCTGGGTCAAGCTATGAGACTAGGACTCAGACTAGACTGAGGAGACAAAAGTTTTAGCTGAAACCCTCCACAGGCAGCCCAGTACTTTGGCTCTATCATCCTTTTACTTTAAGCTTCTTATAGCAGGGCGGCAGtgatttctttaagaaaacGAGAGGATGGACTCGGACATAAAGGTGAGGAAAACCACACTGTTCAACTGCTGAGACATGTTTCTGAACCTGGCAAAGTCACCTTTCCGCGACACGTCACAGATCAGTTCCCACGCTTTAATGAAGTCTGGGTttttgctctgcagcagcaccacacATTGGTAGGCTCGTTTCTTAAACTCCTCCTCTGTGTCAAATCTCCTCTTGGATTCCTATGGTAAAACACACTACATGAACGAAGCACCTGTTTTCCCCCGAAACAACGGGGCGGGACTTTCATAACAGGCTCTCAAAGCACACTTGTCTCAAAAGACAAGCCCTTTAATCACGCCCCACATGGACAACTCGAGACCAGATTCATTATCTATCGGCAGGTAATTGCAATAATCTATTAACATGATTCCCTTTGTTTCTCTAAAACTGCGCTGCAAGTTTGTAAACCTCCTAAACCTGCTTTTTAGGTGTTGACATAAATATCACGTTTATTTGCTACAAATACCTTGTAAAAAGCTTGGAGATCCCCAATGGGAGGAGAAACAGTTAAGTAATCTGGAAATTTATCTTGGAGGTGAGCAATGAGCATTCCGAACTGGGTGCCCCAATCTCCTAAATGGTTTAACCTTGAAGCAATTAAAGAGAACAGTAAAGATGATTTctcaaacatatattttaaaattgcacaTTTTAAATACGTATATTCTAAAAACCAAACATACATAATACATGAAGCTGAAAATAGGCaagctgccccctccccagtttCAACGCAACGAAGCTGTTGCCCATCTGGATCCCTAACCCTGCTACACTTGCTCAGTTTAGGAGCTTACTGCAGAGAGGATTATTTATGAAGTACTAATCAACAAGACCAAAACCGACCGAAGCGTACAGAGGTACTGCAGACATTTAGCCAAAGCAGCCCATCCCGTCCCAAAATCAGCTCTCACCTCAGAACATCATAACCTGCGAACTCGAACAGGCGGCACATGCTTTCCCCAATGATGGTGGACCGCAGGTGACCAACATGCATCTCCTTGGCAATGTTGGGGGAAGAAAAGTCCACCACCACCTTAGACACAGTACAAAAGAAATACATCAATAAAGGCAACAGCCATCACCGTATCCCATGTGTTTCATGGGGGGATGTTGGGAGCCCTGGGATACCCCTGTCCCTCACCCCCCAGCAACCACAGCCGGTACACGTGGGCCAACTAACGGCCCCCAGGCCCCAAGTTACAAAAATGCCATCCCGACAACCAGCTGACACGGCCATCTACTCAACAAATCTCTCTGGAGGGGGATTTCGAAGCTGTCCAGCACACACTTCAGCCGCATGTGTGCAAGATGCCCCCCTCCTTACTGCCatacctttttccttttgccaaCAGCCGGTGGTTGAACTCCGTTCATCAATAAACTGCTCAGCTGCTTCGACACAAAATCCTTTCTCAAGTGGACATTGATAAAACCTTTGGAGGAGAAAGCCAGCAATGAGTGTTGGGGCTGCAGAACTGCTTTAAGGCactttttcaatttctgtttcctCGCATCAAGGACAAGAGCATATGAAGTTAGCTTGACTAAATGAAATTTTTTCAGCAACAGGACAACAAAGCCGTCACTAGAAGACAATTTCTGCTCCCACATTAACAGAGCCTTCTATTTGTGTTTCACACAACCACAGCAGTCAGATCCTGCAAGCAAGACCACTGACAACTCCCTTTTTGCACGCTGTCACTCAAAGCTGAATCTATAAAACCATTCTTTATGAGAAAGTAAATAATCTTGCCAGGGTTTGCAGGATACAAAACCAAATTCTGCTTTCTAGCCTTCTTTTACTTCTCCTTCTTAGAGCTGGTGAATGAAGTGCCCAAGCACCTCAAAGGCCTGGGCCATGATCCTTGCCTTTACACTGCAGCCCTAAGGAACAGGAGCCCTCGTATTTCTGCTTGGGCACAGGGCcgaggcagaggcagcagtcAACAGCCTCCGTGCTGAGAGGGCACAGCCCCCTCACCACCCACCCAACAGCCAGCACTCCCGGTAACCTGCTGCTCTCAGAGAAAGGAGTGCTGCACACCTACATGTATTTCTCCAGCGGTTTTGTATGACTGTGACCCCACGCCCATCGCTAATGTTCAAAGG harbors:
- the RARS1 gene encoding arginine--tRNA ligase, cytoplasmic — protein: MEPRVAEAVARLGRQENEIKLLTAEIERLKNFGCLGISPSLEGLRDENAKLKYRLNFLRKSLQEERSKTAKSMININSCLQEVFGAAIQAAYPDLENPPLVVTPSQQPKFGDYQCNSAMGITQILLKTKEQKVSPREIAEKITKNIPANECIEKVEIAGPGFINVHLRKDFVSKQLSSLLMNGVQPPAVGKRKKVVVDFSSPNIAKEMHVGHLRSTIIGESMCRLFEFAGYDVLRLNHLGDWGTQFGMLIAHLQDKFPDYLTVSPPIGDLQAFYKESKRRFDTEEEFKKRAYQCVVLLQSKNPDFIKAWELICDVSRKEFQKIYNCLDITLIERGESFYQEMMKDIVKEFEDKGFVQVDDGRKIVFVPGFPVPLTIMKSDGGYTYDTSDLAALRHRLREEKADILIYVVDSGQSVHLQTVFAAGQMIGWYDPKVTRVTHAAFGVVLGEDKKKFKTRSGDTVRLIDLLEEGLKRAMDKLKDKERDKVLTAEELRAAQTSVAFGCIKYADLSHNRLNDYVFSFDKMLDDRGNTAAYLLYAFTRIRAIARLANIDEEMLRKAAREEVLVLDHEKEWKLGKCILRFPEILQKILEDLLLHTLCDYLYELATTFTEFYDNCYCVEKDRQSGQIVKVNMWRLLLCEATAMIMAKGFDILGIKPVQRM